A single window of uncultured Pseudodesulfovibrio sp. DNA harbors:
- a CDS encoding competence protein ComEC encodes MTVMWISDPIFWVLALPALAVSGLLMQMILSLFRCCGSFKFRGQAVQLKWWMIPATSCLCCLFWGMAVLYAVFFSS; translated from the coding sequence ATGACCGTTATGTGGATATCCGACCCAATTTTCTGGGTTCTTGCCTTGCCTGCATTGGCCGTCTCCGGCCTGCTTATGCAGATGATTCTTTCGTTGTTCCGCTGTTGCGGTTCCTTCAAATTTCGCGGCCAAGCTGTTCAGTTGAAATGGTGGATGATTCCCGCCACAAGTTGTCTATGCTGTCTTTTTTGGGGCATGGCTGTCCTCTATGCTGTGTTCTTTTCATCATGA
- a CDS encoding diadenylate cyclase yields the protein MPEASFENICIFHILDGLREGLSHFSPPSRAAVVYAQSEDAPPRICDPQNLLEGHEPKLRDYYLYSNKWRGSPPEGRELEIIDSDKAGLDLSGIITLGARSHPMHYQMWFTEEHPDMCSLGPTENWLEYAAELVSQNFETCNVMGLDIAGFMLQHCANHAIRNYIVDERSRLGWLDTQIRVYPFLDAIMGVSGTKEEGAWPRGRIVVVEPSQLDQVRMICRFPLHEQPSLSDTKHVRKLLQAVEFSGRVLVSDGSTVLGIAIGPMPGAYLAAQFSGTHGFLWIKDELVCSFSDGRFHSSNLKANLVQLEEQLLETDLNMEEQHGLLHIISHMVNRVRDRKHGCTLIVDTGTHFLKTAGQHFEKPLDLQESSQLKLACSLAKLDGALHIGRDLKLYGFGCLMDGQSVPGENRARGARFNSALRFTAEHEDIVVVVVSSDRPVSIIKNGVELTALCHFQQIRGFARPPLLAEWVMS from the coding sequence ATGCCTGAAGCATCATTCGAGAATATCTGCATATTTCATATTCTGGACGGACTTCGTGAAGGGTTGTCGCATTTTTCACCCCCAAGTCGAGCCGCAGTTGTGTACGCCCAAAGTGAGGATGCTCCTCCTCGTATTTGTGATCCGCAAAATCTGCTGGAAGGTCACGAGCCTAAGCTTCGGGACTACTATTTGTATTCCAACAAGTGGCGAGGAAGTCCGCCGGAAGGCCGGGAATTGGAGATTATTGATTCCGATAAAGCCGGACTGGACTTGTCGGGTATTATTACTCTCGGGGCACGTTCTCACCCTATGCATTATCAGATGTGGTTTACTGAGGAGCACCCGGATATGTGTTCGTTGGGACCGACCGAAAATTGGTTGGAATACGCCGCAGAGCTGGTTTCCCAGAATTTTGAAACGTGCAATGTCATGGGATTGGATATTGCCGGGTTCATGTTGCAGCATTGTGCAAATCACGCCATTCGGAATTATATTGTAGATGAACGGAGTCGTTTGGGGTGGCTTGATACACAGATACGTGTCTACCCGTTTTTGGATGCGATTATGGGCGTGTCCGGCACCAAGGAAGAGGGTGCATGGCCCAGAGGCCGAATCGTGGTAGTTGAGCCGAGTCAACTCGATCAGGTGCGCATGATCTGTCGCTTTCCTTTGCATGAACAGCCAAGTCTGTCCGACACAAAACATGTACGCAAACTACTACAGGCCGTTGAGTTTTCCGGGCGGGTTTTGGTCTCGGACGGTTCAACCGTGCTTGGTATAGCCATTGGTCCCATGCCGGGAGCGTATCTGGCCGCTCAATTCAGTGGCACTCACGGATTCTTGTGGATTAAGGATGAGTTGGTCTGTAGTTTTTCTGATGGTCGGTTTCATTCTTCTAACCTGAAGGCAAATCTGGTTCAGCTTGAAGAGCAATTGTTGGAGACCGATTTGAATATGGAGGAGCAACACGGCCTGCTTCATATCATTTCGCATATGGTTAATCGGGTGCGTGACCGTAAGCATGGGTGCACGTTGATCGTGGACACTGGGACACATTTTTTGAAAACTGCAGGTCAACACTTTGAAAAGCCGTTGGACCTTCAGGAAAGCAGTCAGCTCAAACTCGCCTGTTCATTGGCAAAATTGGACGGCGCATTGCATATTGGACGTGATTTGAAACTCTACGGCTTTGGTTGTCTTATGGATGGCCAATCCGTTCCCGGTGAGAACAGGGCGCGTGGTGCGCGGTTTAATTCGGCATTGAGATTTACGGCTGAACATGAGGATATCGTGGTGGTTGTAGTTTCTTCCGATCGACCGGTTTCCATTATCAAGAACGGTGTGGAGCTGACCGCCTTGTGTCATTTTCAGCAGATTCGCGGTTTTGCCCGCCCTCCCCTGTTGGCGGAATGGGTGATGAGCTGA
- a CDS encoding HAD hydrolase family protein, translated as MTAYPPVTLLVRNIEKSSAFYKKSLCFSLAWDALLMGAFGQCLRLVEAKDTTAGGCVIVTIEVPDVAQAVTAILDNGGGRAEKLMGDKPLYLGLDGEMIALTQRGLPGADKVKLVVYDFDGVMTDNTVSVDQDGREYIRANRGDGMGVGMIRKLGLEQVILSTEVNPVVKARADKIKLEAIHGIRDKASALLELADKRSISVAEVLFVGNDVNDAAGMALAGFKVAPADAHPSILAQADYITTARGGEGVIRELADVLLAVKG; from the coding sequence ATGACAGCCTACCCTCCCGTCACCCTGTTGGTCAGGAATATCGAAAAATCTTCCGCGTTCTACAAGAAATCCCTTTGTTTCAGCCTCGCATGGGACGCTTTGCTCATGGGGGCATTTGGGCAATGCCTGCGTTTGGTGGAGGCCAAGGATACCACTGCTGGCGGGTGTGTTATTGTAACCATCGAAGTGCCGGATGTGGCACAGGCTGTAACGGCTATTTTGGATAACGGCGGTGGGCGTGCTGAGAAACTCATGGGTGACAAGCCGCTTTACCTCGGTCTGGACGGTGAGATGATCGCCTTGACCCAGCGTGGTTTACCCGGTGCCGACAAGGTCAAGCTTGTGGTGTATGATTTTGACGGGGTCATGACAGACAATACGGTATCCGTGGATCAGGATGGGCGGGAGTATATCCGGGCAAATCGTGGCGATGGTATGGGAGTTGGCATGATTCGTAAGCTCGGCCTTGAACAGGTCATTCTGAGCACGGAAGTCAATCCTGTCGTGAAAGCCAGAGCCGACAAAATTAAGTTGGAAGCCATTCATGGCATCCGTGACAAGGCGTCCGCCCTGCTTGAGTTGGCGGACAAACGATCCATATCTGTGGCCGAAGTCCTTTTTGTCGGTAATGATGTCAATGATGCTGCTGGTATGGCATTGGCCGGATTTAAAGTGGCACCAGCGGATGCGCATCCCTCCATTCTTGCTCAGGCGGATTACATCACAACCGCCCGAGGCGGCGAAGGCGTCATTCGTGAACTTGCTGATGTCCTTCTCGCTGTAAAAGGGTAA